From the Neobacillus sp. PS3-34 genome, the window AGTTGGCCTCGATGCCGTACGTTACTTCTTTGCGATGAGAAGCCCGGATACACATTTGGACTTTGACTTGGATTTAGCAGTATCCCAATCTAACGAGAATCCTGTTTTCTATGCCCAGTATGCCCATGCAAGGATTTCAAGTATCATTCGCCAGGGTGAAGAGCAGGGAATCGTGATTGGCAGCAGTGCAGATTATAGCCAAATCGAATCAGAAAAAGAGATTGATGTATTGAAAAAGCTTGGGGAATTCCCTCAGGCAGTTGGTGAAGCTGCATTAAAACGGATGCCGCACCGTATTACCAACTATATTTTTGATCTGGCTTCAGCCTTCCATAGCTTCTATAATGCGGATAAGGTCCTTGACAGCGACAACCTGGAACGCTCAAAGGCCCGTCTTGCATTGATCAAAGCTGTTCAAATTACCTTAAAAAATGCCCTTGCCTTAATCGGAGTAGCGGCACCGGAAAAAATGTAATTTTAAAGCATCACATCTATGTAAAAATAGGTGTGCTGTTTTTTTTTGAACAAAATTTTTATTTTTTCAAAAAGGGATTAAAAAAAAGCGGATTTTTCACTCAATCTGTCGAATATATATACAAAATAGCTATTGTCGAAAAACAGAAAGAGGGAGTATTATGTCTGCTGCTATTCAAGCTGATAAACTATACCGCCAGGCGTTAAGCTTTCTCCCAGAGGCTTTTATTATGATCCAGCACGGGCCGGGAATGAAAGAATTATTGAAGTAAATGAAAAAGCATGCAGCTTGCTTGAATACGAGAAAAATGATCTCATTCTCTCTCAATCAGGAGAAAACCCTATTGCGTCCCTTTTTTGCATGATAGGGAGAAATAGTGAGGAGTCGCCTGAGGTTGAAGTAACGATTAATACAAAAACAGGTAGAAGCATGAATCTCATCGTTTCTTCCAGGTCTTTTTCAATAGATCAAGTGAAATGCTCCATCCATATTTTGAAGGAAGTTAGTGTACCTGTTCCGCAAACTGCTCTTTTTGAGGCAATTCAGGACACCATGGAGACTTTTATGATCTTGGTGCAACCTGATGGCAGGGTAGTGGACTGGAATTCATTTTGCGAGAGAGAAACGGGATATCCATTGGAGTTTATGAAAGGGAAGTTTTTTTGGGATTTTTTAATAGAGGAAAAGGATAGAGAGATATATATAGATTTATTTTCAGGTGATATAACCAACATCCCTGCACATTACGAAAACTACTGGCTGCTTAAAAATGGGGAAAAGAGATATATTAAATGGGCTTTGGCATTTATTAAAAATACCAGTGGAAAAATCCTATATGTATTGGGAACCGGTATTGACATAACCGATAAGGTAGAAATGGAAAAATCCTTGCGCAGAAGTGAAAACAGGTTCCGTTCATTAGTCAGTTCGATGGATGACTTAGTTTTTACTGTGGATTCAGAAACCCGTTTTTCTGGCATCTTTGGCAAGTGGTGTGAAACAAATCAGGTACCCATAGAAAAATTGCTTCATAAAAAAGTGAATCAATTAAAATTAACCGCAGAGGAAATGAAGATTCAAGAGGAATCATTCAGAAAAGCCCTTGCAGGGGAAAAGGTAGTCTATGAGTGGGAACTGGCGACTCGGAATCGCCATGCCTATTTTCAAACCTTTTTATCGCCGATGCTAAATTCTAATCAAATTGTTAAAGAAATTGTCGGGGTAACCAGAGACATAACCGACATAAAGACCCAAGAAAAAATGTTAAGAGAACTAAACGAGCAGCACGAAACGATTTTAAGCTCGACCGCAGATGGGATTCTAGTTATAGATAACGAAGATAGAATCACTTTTGCCAATGATAAAGCATTAAAAATGCTTTCAGGGTTAACTGGATACTTTATTGGAAAGACAGTTGAGCAGCTTTTGTCAGCAATTTTCATTGACGGGGAACAATTCAATCCCCTCGATTTTGCGGACAACACCATCCTTGAAAAGGAATGCTGGCTGAGGTCGGGAAAAAAGGTGAACGTGGAGCTGCTGAAAAACACCATGAAAGAAGGGAATAGGAAGACTGGCTATGTCATTTCCATACGGGATGTTACCTATAAAATGAAGGCAGCCGAACGGCAAAAGCGTTTTTACGAAGCTGTGCCGGCAGGGATTGCTGTTCAAAACCATGCAGGCGATATTTTGTTTACCAATCGGAAGGCATCTGAAATACTTGGGTACAGCCATGAGGAATTGTTGAGCCTCAGTTCTTTTAGTCCTGTCTGGAATGCAACAACGGAGGATGGCCAACCCCTATTGGCAAGTGAGCACCCATCCATGGTGACTGTTGCGACGGGGAAGGATATTCATAATTTTGTTATGGGTATATATAATCCCCAGGAAAAAGAGCAGCGATGGCTTTTAATTGATTCAACCGCCATTTTTCAGGATGATGATTCCTCCTTGCCAATCGAATTTGTCATTACTGTTTTTTCTGATATTACCGATCAGCATGAGATGAATCGCAGAATGCAAAAAGCGGAAAAGCTGGCTGTCATCGGGCAGCTGGCTGCCGCTGTCGCCCATGAAATCCGGAATCCGCTTACTAGTATTAATGGATTTTTAACTTTACTAAAGCCTTCCTTGAATAGGAAAGAACAAGCTTATCTTGAGATCATTTTTGATGAATTAGAAAGAATAAATTTAGTGACCAATGAGTTTTTGACACTGGCAAAGCCTCAGGAAGGAAAAAAACAAGTCCTGGATTTGCAAAGCAGTATTTTAAAACCGGTCATACTGACGATGACTCCTTTGGCCAATTTTAACGGGATTAAAATTAATTGTAAAAATGAAAACCGACAGCATTTGGTGGCAGGGATTAAAGGGGAGCTAAAACAGCTTTTTATTAATATTATTAAAAATTCAATCGAAGCGATGCCTAATGGTGGAGCCATTCATTTGGATATTGAAGAGAAAAAGGGCATGGTTAAAATACGCATAATGGATGAAGGGATGGGCATCCCTCCTGAAAGAATGAAGCATATCGGTGAACCCTTTTATTCTTTAAAAGAAAAAGGGACAGGCCTTGGTGTCACAATTTGCAATAAAATCATCAAGGATCATCAAGGAGAAATGATCATTTCCAGCGAGGTCAATAAAGGTACGACAGTTGAAGTGCTGATTCCAAAGTTTAACAATATGCAGTTGGTTTTATAATTGCAGCTAAACCTTCGAATAATAATCCTGTGAAGGCAAATATTAATATTGATAAAGATTCAGGAGGTTTAAGCTACATGAATATTGGCAGAGCAAAGGAAATTTCGGAATCAGCCGACATGATCCGCGTGACATACGAAGGCACACCCGTAATCATTCAGCACGTTGATGAACAGACGAAATTGGCAAGGGTATTTTCTAAGGAAAACCCGGAGGAAGAAAGAGATGTCCCCGTCCTGAATCTGATAGAAGATTAGAAAAACTTGGCATTCGCCAAGCCTTTAGGCGATGCCCTAGTTTTTCTTATGCGTTCAGAATTTATGGATATAAATTCTGATGAGCGTAGAAAAGCGTATGCGCCCTGAGTAAAACCCAGTGCGCGTACGCTTTTTTAATTCAGCTTCCACATCGAATAGTTAAGGCCAAGAGCAAAAGCTACCCAGGCGAGGTAAGGCATCATCGCAACCCCTGCCTGCTTATCGGTTTGATAAAATCTGTAGGTTGTTAAGGTTAAAACGGCCAGCAGGAGAGATATTTCAATGAATGCCGTTCCTCTCAGACTCCATTTGAAAAATAAAAATGACCATAGAAAATTCAATCCTAACTGGATACAGTAGGGAATCAACGCCTGCTTTGCCTCGGCCAGGCGCTCGCCTTTAACCGAGACCCGATAATTTGCATAACCCATCAGAGTATAAAGGCCTGTCCAAACAGCTGGGAATACCCAGGAAGGAGGGGCGAAGGAGGGCTTTTCAAGGCTTCTGTAAATTTCCGGGGCGCTTTTGGTAGCAAAATATCCAGCCATTGATCCGCCAACAACGGGAATAAGAACATTTACCGCAAGTTTCCCCCATTCAATTTTACCGTTCACTTTTAAAATATCCATTTAGATGCCACCATCTTTCTGAGCAGATTAAGGTTGTCCAATTATTTTATTTCGATTGCGCCTCCGCTTATCCGTTTCATGCCGCGAATGCTGCTGATTTCCTCGATTAATTTCAAAAGTGCCTGATCCTTTGCTTTAGCTTCAATCATGATATCCACGTCCTGCTTCAGCTCCTTAAGTAAATCCAGCAAAGGCCGGGCGAATTCGAGATCGACGAAATCAGCATGGGAACGGAAGACATTGGCAGCCTTCGGGGACGAAAGATGAATTTTTGGCGGATCCGTCCGTCTTTTCCATGTTTTAAAAATAAGTGGAAGAATTTTTTCCAAATCCGCTGAACAGGGATTTGCTAAATGATGATGATAGTCGAAAACAAGCGGTATGTCCTCCTGCATGCATACGGCTAATGTCTCTTCAGCATTGTAGGTTTTATCGTCATTTTCTAATGTCATTACCTGTTTAATCGGTAAAGGGAGCAGTTTTAGATTTTCATGAAACCGCTCAATCGTCGCTGCTTTATCCCCGTAAGCTCCGCCGATATGAATATTAATCAAGGCTGCCTGCTCCATGCCATCGCTTCAAACATCCTGTAATGGTATTCCATATCTATAACAGCATTTTGTGATACCTCCATTCGGGTGGAGGTAAATAACGTAAACTGATTGGGGTGGAAAGAAACCCGAAGACGGTGTTTTTTTATTAAATCGCCAAGCTCCCGCCATTTTTCCTGAAAGGGTGTTACGAAATCCCACCTTATTTCCGGATGGGTGGCCAGCGGGACAATCGAGCTTGATAAACGGTAGATCTCGATTTCATGGGCAATATTGTAATGGAGCATTCTTGCTGTGTGCTCAAGATTTTCCGCTGTGACAGCCAGCAGTTTTTTCTGCCGCTCCGCTTTATCAAGCTCAGTATAGCGCTTAAACGTAAGTGTTTTGGCAGGAGAGGCATCCCATAAACTAATGGCATGGGAAACATAGCCAAAGCGGATTTTCATATTGGTACCTCCTGTTTCGCCTAAGCATTTTATAAAAATAGAGAAATTGCTCCAGCAAGGCTTTCCTTTAATGAACGAAAAAAATTTGGCTGGTTGAGTTCCTTCAAGGTTAAAGGCTTCGAATCGAGAATGTCCTTTTGTATAACCCTCTTTACCCTGCCGATAAATATGGAATCATAAATTAAGCAGTTTATTTCTTTATTTAAAAAGATGCTTCTTTTATCAAAGTTGGCTGAGCCGATATCGCAAATGTCTTCATCGATGACGACCGTTTTGGCGTGATAAAAGCCTTTTTGGTATTGATAGACGAGTGCACCTGCTTTTAAAAGCTTGCGTAAATATCGGTATGAGGCTTCCTGGACGAGAACATGGTCAGTTTTAAACGGAACAATAATCGTAATGCTTACTCCTCGCTGCGCAGCTAAAATCAGCTCATGGAACAATTTTTGGCTTGGAATAAAATAGGGTGTCCCGATTGTAATGGCTTCCTTTGCACTACGGATGAGCTGCAAATATATTCCTTCCAGGGTATGGGCCATCGGTAGGTATTAACTGATGGCTAATCTCACCTTCAGGAATATCAGCGAAATAATCTGTATGATCAAGCAAATCCTTTTTTGCGTATTCCCTCCATTCCGTTAAAAATTCCCGCTGAATAAAGGAAACAGATTCACCCTTTATTTTTAAATGGTAATCGCGCCATGGACTAAGCTCCGGGTCTTCATCAATATATTCTTTTGCAACATTAAATCCGCCCAAATACCCAATGGCACAATCAATGATGGTGATCTTCCGGTGATTCCTTACCTGTGAAGAATAGAAAAGAAAGGGAAAGCAGGGAGTGTTGCAAAAGGAAAATTCGACTCCGGCAATTTTAAGTTCCTGGATCATTTTTCTATTTATCTTATAGCTTCCTAACCGGTCAAGAAGGAGCCTTACTTCGATTCCTGCTTTTGCTTTCTTTTTTAGTATCGAAAAAAATTCCCTGCTGAAGGAATCATCTTTCACAATATAGAATAAAACATGAATATGTTTTTTCGCATTTTCTAACTCTCTGAAGTAATCCTTGAATAATTCCTTTCCATGCGGAAAAATATCCAATTTCCCCTTGAGAATGGGAGTTTTCTGCGGTTGAGCGAGGGATAAGTGTTTTTTTCTTCCTAGCTTAAAATCGACAGACAGCCATAGGAGGATGCACACGATGATGGCTAAAAAGATGAGTGCAGCTTTCATGGTTACCTCCCCTAGAATCATTTTTGTTAGGTTTTCCTATTTAGCAGCAGGATATGAGCCTAAGAAAAATGGCTTAAATAAGAAAAATATGCATACAAAATGGTTGACTGAATGCTCATTCATTATATAATGAAGATATAATTATGTTCAGAAAATTAGATTGTTTTTAAATTTTCCATCAAAATTTTTGCTAAAAGAAATTATTCTCTTAAAAGCCAGTTTCTGGACTATGCCTGGCGGGTAGTAGAAATAATCAGGCATGCAAGCCAGCAAGCAAAAAGGGAATGGAGAAAACAAAAGAAACTTGGGGAAGGGGCGTTTTAGATGAAGGGACTTTTATGGGTTAACCTGATTGCGTTTTTAATTGTAACCGCTTACGCACTCAGTTTGTTCGTTTATGTGGTAAAAACGAGAATCGAATATATCAAACTTGGCCGCAAAGCCGAGTATGACAACAATGTAAAAGCGAGGCTTCAGAAAATCTGGGTTAACGTATTTGGCCAAAAAAGCTTTTAAAGGATAAAAAGAGCGGGGCCATCCATGTCATGTTCTTTTATGGATTTATCCTCGTTCAGTTTGGCGCGATCGATTTTATCTGGAAGGGGCTTAAACCAGGTTCACATCTGCCGCTTCGCCACTGTATCCTGCGTTTACATTTTTTCAGGAAATCGTCACGCTTGTTATTTTAGTAGCGGTTGTTTGGGCTTTTTACCGCCGCTATATTGAAAAGCTTGTCCGTTTAAAGCGTAATTTCAAGTCAGGGCTTGTCCTGCTGTTTATCGGCGGCCTTATGCTTTCCGTCCTTATCGGAAACGGCATGGGCATTATCTGGCATGGTGAAGATCCATCTTGGTCTGAGCCTGTTGCGTCTGTCATCAGCATGGCCCTTTCCTGGGCAGGCAAAACAGCTGTTATCACCATTTTCTATATTGCATGGTGGATGCACTTATTATTCCTTTTAACATTCCTTGTCTATGTACCGCAGTCCAAGCACGCGCACTTGATTGCAGGGCCAATGTTTATTTCAGCCGACTTGGAAAGCCGGGCAGACTGAAAAAGGTCGACTTTGAGGATGAATCACAGGAATCCTTCGGAGTCGGTAAAATTGAAGATTTCAATCAGCTGCAAATGATCGATTTCTACGCCTGTGTGGAATGCGGGCGCTGTACGAATATGTGTCCGGCGACAGGAACGGGTAAAATGCTTTCACCGATGGATATCATCGTCAAGCTTCGTGATCACCTAACCAACTACGGGGCGGCAGTTACATCAAAGCAGCCTTGGGTTCCGACCTTTGCTTTTTCAAATACAAAAGGCAATCAGCTTGCATTAGCCGGAACGGCGAAGGAGCAGAAGAGGCAGCAGCATCACTTGCCTACAATCCAAGCCTGATCGGCGATGTTATCACAGAAGAAGAGCTTTGGGCGTGTACGACTTGCCGAAACTGTGAGGATCAGTGCCCTGTAATGAATGAACATGTTGATAAAATTATCGACCTGCGCCGCTATCTTGTTTTAACAGAAGGAAAGGTGAACCCGGATGCGCAGCGCGCGATGACCAATATCGAGCGCCAGGGCAATCCTTGGGGATTAAATCGGAAAGAGCGTGAAGACTGGCGTGAAGCACGTGAGGATGTCCATATTCCAACCGTAAAAGAGGTAAGTAAAGCAGGCGAAGAATTCGAATACCTATTCTGGGTGGGATCAATGGGCTCTTACGATAACCGTAGCCAAAAGATCGCCCTGTCATTTGCGAAGCTTCTAAACGAAGCAGGCGTAAAATTCGCGATACTCGGCAATAAGGAAAAGAATTCAGGAGATACACCGCGCCGCCTTGGAAATGAATTTTTATTCCAGGAACTTGCTACAAAGAATATCGAAGAATTCGAGAAAAATGAAATTAAGAAAATCGTTACAATTGATCCACATGCTTATAATATTTTCAAAAATGAATACCCTGACTTCGGTTTTGAAGCAGAGGTGTACCACCATACCGAGCTGCTCGCAAAGCTTGTAAGCGAGGGGAAACTCGTTCCTAAATATGAAGTGAATGAAACGATTACGTTCCATGACTCATGTTACTTAGGCCGCTACAATGATGTATACGATCCGCCAAGGGAAATCCTAAAGTCGATTCCAGGCGTGAAGCTCGTAGAAATGGAAAGAAACAGGGAGACCGGCATGTGCTGCGGCGCCGGCGGCGGCTTAATGTGGATGGAGGAAGATACAGGCCACCGCATCAACGTTGCCAGAACCGAGCAGGCGCTTGCCGTCAATCCATCCGTCATCAGCTCTGGCTGCCCATACTGCTTAACAATGCTGTCTGATGGAACAAAGGCCAAAGAAGTGGAAGAAACCATAAGCACATACGATGTTGCCGAGCTGCTTGAAAAAGCCGTTTGCGGAGATTCTAAGCAATAAGAAAAGCGGAAGCGCCTTGGTCAGCCCCGACAGGCATAAGACGAATCACGCAGGAAATCCTGATTTCTGGAGTGATTTAGCTTATGACCCCGCGGGGCTAGGCGCTGGAGCTAGACACCGGTACTAATTAGAAAAAAGACCAAATAGCAGGGACTGAACATTGCGCAAATTCATAAAATGTTAGGAATTTTGTGTAAAATATTTCGGTTCCTGCTATTTTTATTGTAAAATAAATAAAACGCTTACAATTTTATTTGTCTGGATATTCGTTCCATTTAATTTTACTTTTTACTAGATTTCGAGCGAGCGTTCAGTCAACAAGAAAATATACTGATTATTAAGAATAGAGACAAAGGAGAGGGTTGGAATGGGTAGAACGGTCATTTTAAGCGGGGTACGGACACCATTTGGGAAATTCGGAGGGGCTTTAAGCAGCTTTACAGCCTCTGAGCTAGGCGGATTCGCTGTCAAGGAAGCACTGAACCGGGCTAACGTCCAGCCTGAAGAAGTTGAGGAAGTAATCCTCGGATCGGTATTGCAGGGAGGACAGGGACAAATTCCATCCCGTCAGGCTTCAAGGCATGCAGGGCTTCCATGGAATGTAAAAACTGAAACGATTAATAAAGTTTGTGCATCAGGCATGCGCAGCGTGACGCTTGCTGACCAAATCATCCGCGCAGGAGATGAGGAAGTCATTGTTGCGGGCGGAATGGAATCAATGAGCAATGCACCCTACATTTTGCCAAAAGCAAGATGGGGGCTTAGGATGGGCGACTCATCTGTTAAGGATTTGATGACACACGACGGACTAAGCTGCTGCTTTACTGGTGTGCATATGGGCACGTATGGAAACTCAACCGCAAAAGAGATGGAATTAAGCCGTGAGGAGCAGGATCAATGGGCGTTCCGCAGCCATGAGCGGGCGATTGCTGCGATTGAAGGCGGAAAATTGGCCGAGGAAATTGTTCCGGTATCAGTCCCGCAGCGCAAGGGTGACCCGATTGTTGTCCAGCATGATGAATCGCCAAGAAAGGATACTTCTCTGGAAAAGCTGTCTAAGCTTGGATCGGTTTTCGATGCTGGCGGTACGATAACAGCCGGAAATGCACCTGGTGTCAACGATGGAGCTGCCGCACTTGTATTGATGAGCGAGGAACGTGCAGAAAAGGAAGGCAAAAAGGCGGAAGCCGTTATTTTAGCACATGCAGCAGTAGCTGTTGATGCAAAGGATTTTCCAAAAACACCAGGTCTCGTCATTAATGAGCTGCTGAAAAAGTCAGGAAAGTCACTTGAAGAAATCGATCTGTTTGAAATCAACGAAGCATTCTCAGCCGTAGCGCTGGCAAGCGGGAAAATTGCCAATCTTGATCCGGAAAAGGTAAATGTGAACGGTGGTGCAGTGGCCCTTGGACATCCGATTGGCGCAAGCGGTGCCCGGATTATTATTACGTTAATGCACGAACTAAAGCGCCGTGGCGGCGGAATCGGCATTGCAGCCATCTGCAGCGGCGGAGGCCAGGGCGATGCCATTATGATTGAAGTAAAAAAAGATACTAATTAGACAAAACAAGGGCTGGGAGCAGTCAAAATGTCTAATAAGAGGGTTCTATTGGACAAAACAAGGCCAGTGATCAGTCAAAATGTCTAATAAGAGGGTTCTATTAGACAAAACAAGGGCTGGGAGCAGCACAAATGTCTAATAAAGGGGCTCTATTGGACAAAACAAGGCCAGTGATCAGTCAAAATGTCTAATAAGAGAGTTCTATTGGACAAAACAAGGACTGGGAGCATCACAAATGTCTAATAAGAGGGTTCTATTGGACAAAACAAGGCCAGTAAGCAGTCAAAATGTCTAATAAGAGGGTTCTATTAGACAAAACAAGGCCAATGAGCAGTCAAAATGTCTAATAA encodes:
- a CDS encoding phospholipase D-like domain-containing protein; this translates as MKAALIFLAIIVCILLWLSVDFKLGRKKHLSLAQPQKTPILKGKLDIFPHGKELFKDYFRELENAKKHIHVLFYIVKDDSFSREFFSILKKKAKAGIEVRLLLDRLGSYKINRKMIQELKIAGVEFSFCNTPCFPFLFYSSQVRNHRKITIIDCAIGYLGGFNVAKEYIDEDPELSPWRDYHLKIKGESVSFIQREFLTEWREYAKKDLLDHTDYFADIPEGEISHQLIPTDGPYPGRNIFAAHP
- a CDS encoding H-type small acid-soluble spore protein, translated to MNIGRAKEISESADMIRVTYEGTPVIIQHVDEQTKLARVFSKENPEEERDVPVLNLIED
- a CDS encoding TspO/MBR family protein, which translates into the protein MDILKVNGKIEWGKLAVNVLIPVVGGSMAGYFATKSAPEIYRSLEKPSFAPPSWVFPAVWTGLYTLMGYANYRVSVKGERLAEAKQALIPYCIQLGLNFLWSFLFFKWSLRGTAFIEISLLLAVLTLTTYRFYQTDKQAGVAMMPYLAWVAFALGLNYSMWKLN
- a CDS encoding PAS domain S-box protein, producing MLEYEKNDLILSQSGENPIASLFCMIGRNSEESPEVEVTINTKTGRSMNLIVSSRSFSIDQVKCSIHILKEVSVPVPQTALFEAIQDTMETFMILVQPDGRVVDWNSFCERETGYPLEFMKGKFFWDFLIEEKDREIYIDLFSGDITNIPAHYENYWLLKNGEKRYIKWALAFIKNTSGKILYVLGTGIDITDKVEMEKSLRRSENRFRSLVSSMDDLVFTVDSETRFSGIFGKWCETNQVPIEKLLHKKVNQLKLTAEEMKIQEESFRKALAGEKVVYEWELATRNRHAYFQTFLSPMLNSNQIVKEIVGVTRDITDIKTQEKMLRELNEQHETILSSTADGILVIDNEDRITFANDKALKMLSGLTGYFIGKTVEQLLSAIFIDGEQFNPLDFADNTILEKECWLRSGKKVNVELLKNTMKEGNRKTGYVISIRDVTYKMKAAERQKRFYEAVPAGIAVQNHAGDILFTNRKASEILGYSHEELLSLSSFSPVWNATTEDGQPLLASEHPSMVTVATGKDIHNFVMGIYNPQEKEQRWLLIDSTAIFQDDDSSLPIEFVITVFSDITDQHEMNRRMQKAEKLAVIGQLAAAVAHEIRNPLTSINGFLTLLKPSLNRKEQAYLEIIFDELERINLVTNEFLTLAKPQEGKKQVLDLQSSILKPVILTMTPLANFNGIKINCKNENRQHLVAGIKGELKQLFINIIKNSIEAMPNGGAIHLDIEEKKGMVKIRIMDEGMGIPPERMKHIGEPFYSLKEKGTGLGVTICNKIIKDHQGEMIISSEVNKGTTVEVLIPKFNNMQLVL
- a CDS encoding acetyl-CoA C-acetyltransferase codes for the protein MGRTVILSGVRTPFGKFGGALSSFTASELGGFAVKEALNRANVQPEEVEEVILGSVLQGGQGQIPSRQASRHAGLPWNVKTETINKVCASGMRSVTLADQIIRAGDEEVIVAGGMESMSNAPYILPKARWGLRMGDSSVKDLMTHDGLSCCFTGVHMGTYGNSTAKEMELSREEQDQWAFRSHERAIAAIEGGKLAEEIVPVSVPQRKGDPIVVQHDESPRKDTSLEKLSKLGSVFDAGGTITAGNAPGVNDGAAALVLMSEERAEKEGKKAEAVILAHAAVAVDAKDFPKTPGLVINELLKKSGKSLEEIDLFEINEAFSAVALASGKIANLDPEKVNVNGGAVALGHPIGASGARIIITLMHELKRRGGGIGIAAICSGGGQGDAIMIEVKKDTN
- a CDS encoding phospholipase D-like domain-containing protein — encoded protein: MQLIRSAKEAITIGTPYFIPSQKLFHELILAAQRGVSITIIVPFKTDHVLVQEASYRYLRKLLKAGALVYQYQKGFYHAKTVVIDEDICDIGSANFDKRSIFLNKEINCLIYDSIFIGRVKRVIQKDILDSKPLTLKELNQPNFFRSLKESLAGAISLFL